The genomic interval GCTTAACAGAGTGCTGCACGCAGGGAACCAGGAACCCACCATTCGCCCCTCCTCGAGCGAGTTCAGTGAGAAAAGCAAACCGATGCGGCGAGACtgttcttctccgccgtttCCTACTGTCAccttttttttgtttcgtCTGAaagtgaagaagaaaacgtctttcttcttttctggTCTTCGCTTCTAAGGACgcatcgtcgtcgtccgctgccgccgttgCGTCACACCGCAGCAGTCATTGCtcgctcttctttttctcccctATCCGTTTCAttcttttcttttcctctgtCCCGTCGTTTTTGCTAATTCACGCTTCATTCTCTCCAACCACTGCGGTCGGTTTACTTCCGACCCCGTCGAGTTCACTCGTCGCCCCTTCCGGCCCCCGTGCCgatttctctttcttcctcggcAACAATGGCTGTAAGTCGACTGGGGAGAACGGAAGCAGGTGACGGCTGCGATTCAGCGCGTCTCCAGAGGACCTCTTCTGTGTTACTCGTCGATGCAGTTCGGCGAAGAACTCGAGGCCTGTGGGCAAAGTTCCCGCGACCAGcgcccttcctcgctgcgggcagagaggcaggcctccgcaggcATGTCCCAGCCTTTGGAGGATttgttcttcttctttctcgtctcttttttctccgcttGTCCCTGTCTCGCGTCTGTTTGCCGCGCGTGTGTCGGAGGATGTGCCTCttctcctgtctccttccgcgctccgctccttttcttcttACCGTCCACCTTGTTCTGCTGTGTGCCGGTGTTCACTTTCGCCAcctcgcagcgcgcgctgaACATTTTTGTCCGGCTTCTAGCAGGTACCGATGTCCTTTTGCTCGCACACGTATGGCTCCCCTGTCGCCTTTTTTGTTTTTAGAGCGTTTTCCAGGCCCGCGCAATGTACCAGGATCTCGAGCAATGCGCTCGCGTCGCAGGGTCGCGCTGGGAGGCGGAGTGCGACggagctcgtcgccgcgcgcttcagTCTGCCGCAGACGTGTAAGAAGAGGACACGGGGGACATCTCTCTGCGGTTGTCTTACGCCTCGCGGAAGCCTCTGCGAGGCGtgtgcctccgcgtcgctcagAACTCGCCCCCGCCCTGCGGCCGAGGTGCATGCGTTTCCGCAGGGGCAAAACGGCGCGGCCTTTTCGGTTTCTGTTCGActtccgcagtctccgcgggcgcgtctccgcctgcgcggcgtcggggCGTGGAATTTTTCGGCCTTCAACCGTGGATGCCGCCCCAGCGTGCGTGTGGatgcgcgtgtctctgcaggaTGACGCGCGAGTGCGGCATCTACGAGGACGCGTTCTTCCAGTGCTACCGCCACGGATTCCGCCTCCAGggctgcgagggcgagaaAAGCACGactcagctgctgcgctgccaAAAGACCGTCGCGGACCGCGTCTTGCGGCTGTGAGAAGCTCCGTAGACGAGAGGGCAaacggcgtggaggcgaggaaacagagagactCGGGAGCGTCTGGCGCTTCGCACGCGCAACGAGGAAAACTGAGACGCAACGCCTCCTGATGCAGCGAACGCAGACCCCCTCCCTGTCGCGTGGAGCGGCAGACCGGCGTTGTGGAATCCGCGGGAAATGGAGATCTCTCAGGGGGGCCGGCGAGAAAGAGATTTAGATGCAAGAGAGCTTTACCAGCTTTCTCGCGGGGTCGGAGCCGGCTAGACTGCGTGTGTTTGTATCGCGCGGAGGGTGTCTGTCTGGGGGAAAGCGACAACATTGAGCAGACTGTGTTGTGTGAGGCGGTGCGCCGGAGCTTCTCGCAAAGCTCTAAATGTATTTTCCGAGTGAGAGGCGAACGACGCGACGCAGAACAACGCTCCGAGCTCGCGGCAGCTTAGCGGAGGAGCGTCGTTACTTAGACCTACAGCGCTTTCACAGGGGCCCTTCCCGTCTCGCTGCCCGCTAGGTGTGTCACTTTCACTCAGCCGCTATGCCGCTATGGCGGTGAAACGACAGGACTGCGACGTTTCTGTGGATTTAGGGTGTGTATTGTGTCGAGTGAGTGCTCAAGAGCAGGGCATTAGGTACGCAATGCAGCATGTCTTCGCAGAGCTAACACTGGAGACTGAGATTCGCGGCTTCCGCTAGAGcaggggcggccgcgtcctcaGTGTCTCCCTGTACCGCGTGGGGAGATAAGGCTGTTCATATGAGCACACTGCGCGGCTTTTTGGACACTTCTTTTTCAAGAAAGCAAAGCTCACAGGAAGCTACGCGACCAGAGTCACGCTGTAGAGACCGTTCGCGGAattcgcctgcctcgcgtaAATCTACATCGAGCCGAGCATGAGTGCTTCCACGTGtgcagagacggcgcgacTGCATCGGGTTGGTCCTACATTCGCTTACGTCTGTTCCCTCGAATCCGTAGTCGCTGTGCACTGAAAGCGTCTTCCGGTGGAGTCCGAATGCATACACGTCGGGTTGCGGCTACCTGAAGCGTGGCGACCCACAGCCAAGAGCGCGGTTTCACATGGACGGATTTGCACTCGGAATAGGTTTAGGAGTGCGCCAGCCTACGCACGCGCGTCCCTCCTCGTACGTAGCCACAGCATCGCTTTCGCGTGAACCGACTCACGACAACCTTTCCACGATCCTCCCTAGGCAGAACTCGGGAGAAGTCTCGATTTTGATGTCTCAGGGGAGACACCAcccgtcttccgcgtcgccgacgaaATGGCTTGGGGACCGCTTCACTCGGGGAGCACGCGACAGGCAGGCCCTTTGTCAAGACGCCGTGCTTAGTCCCCTCCTCTAGTCGGCTCATCGTGCCGCAAAGTATGGCCTGC from Besnoitia besnoiti strain Bb-Ger1 chromosome XI, whole genome shotgun sequence carries:
- a CDS encoding hypothetical protein (encoded by transcript BESB_019700); the encoded protein is MYQDLEQCARVAGSRWEAECDGARRRALQSAADVMTRECGIYEDAFFQCYRHGFRLQGCEGEKSTTQLLRCQKTVADRVLRL